Sequence from the Deltaproteobacteria bacterium genome:
AAAAATGTTTTGGAAACGGAAAAAGAACTAAAAAAAATCATCCCTCAAAAATACTGGAAAAAGATTAATTCCTATTTCGTTACATTAGGAAGAAAGTTTTGCCATCCCAGAAAACCGTCATGTGAAGATTGTCCCTTAAAAGACCTATGTCCTTATAAAAGATGTGCCGCATCCAGAGCAAAATAGGTGATTATAATATCCGCTCCTGCTCTCTTGATAGAAGTGAGCATCTCCATCATCACTGCATTTTCATCTATATAACCCAATTTTCCTGCTGCCTTAACCATCGCATATTCACCAGACACATTATACGCGGCTAAGGGTATATATGGAAATTTGTTGCTAACCTCTTTTATAACATCCAAATATGGCAAGGCAGGTTTGACCATAACAATATCTGCACCTTCTTCAATATCCAGCATAACCTCTTTTATTGCCTCTCTGGAATTGGCTATATCCATCTGATATGCCTTTCTATCACCAAATTGTGGAGAGGATTCTGCCGCATCACGAAAAGGACCATAAAAAGAAGAAACATACTTTGCAGAATAGGACATAATAGCTACATCTTCATAACCTTCCTCGTCCAACGACTCTCTGATAGCATTTACCATGCCATCAATCATTCCAGAGGGAGCAATAACATCTGCCCCTGCTTTAGCATACACATAAGCCTCTTTTCTTAATAATTCTCTGGTAGGCTCATTTAGAAGTCTGCCTTCTTTGTCTATCACACCACAGTGTCCATGAGATGTGTATTCGCAAAAACAGGCATCGGCGATGACTACCAACTCCGGCACCGCATCTTTCACTGCTTTAATAGCCTGAACTATTATTCCTTTTTCATTGTAAGCCTCGGTGCCCAATTTATCCTTATGCAATGGAATGCCGAACAGAATTACCGCCGGTATACCTAAATTATATGTTTTTTTTGCCTGTTTTATTAAATCTTTTAAAGGCAACTGCTGCACGCCAGGCATAGATTTTATATCTACGGGAGTGTGTATTCCTTCCTTCACAAACAGGGGATAAACAAAGTCCTTCACACACAACCGTGTTTCCCTTATCATCTCCCTTATTTGTTCACTTTTCCTTAACCGACGTGCCATTAACTTTGGAAACCGCATTTTGCCTCCTCGTTGACAATTTAAGGCTTATTATATATTCTAAAATAAGAAAATGAAAACAAAATCCGAATGCATTTTATGTTTTATGAATCAAGCACTGAGAGCATCGAATATTATCGGGGCAAGTGAAGAAAAAAAAATGCGGGCGGCAATATCTGTCATAAAATATTTATCTGATGTAGATTTTGCTGTGCCCCCACCAGTGATATCAGAAGGTGTATATTCACGCATAAAAAAGGTATTGAATAACGATGATCCTTACAAAAAGGTTAAACAAGATTTTACTGAAATTGCCTTTTCTTACTTACCCCAACTAAAAAAAATAGTAAAGAAATCAAAAAATCCCATAGATACGGCAGTAAGACTGTCTTTAGCGGGAAATGTAATAGATTTCGGCTCACAGATGGAAAAATTTGATGTAGATGACGCCATAAATACATCCCTTTCTGTCACAATAACGCTTGATGATTCCAGAATTTTTATAGAGGAATTAAAAAAGGCAAAAAATCTCTTTTTCGTTGCCGACAATGCAGGAGAGATAGTATTTGATAAACTACTCCTACAAACCATAAAACAAATCTATCCAGAAATAAATATAAAGACCGTAGCCAGAAAAGCACCGATTATAAATGATATCACCATAGATGAAATGAAAGCTATAAACATGCAGGAGATAGGAGAAGTCCTCTCCAGTGGTGCTGCCATACCGGGATTGGATATTTCTCGCTGTAGTGAAAAATGTAAAAAGGCATTTTATGATGCAGATATTATTATCTCCAAAGGACAGGGAAACTTTGAAATACTATCAGAACTAAATGACGATAGAATCTATTTTCTATTTATCGTAAAATGTAGTGTAATCGCTTGTTATATGAATCTTCCACTACTTTCTCGTGTATTTTCCAAGAAGAGAGAATGGCAAGACTGGTAGGCGGCGTAGATGAAGCAGGCAGGGGTCCCTGGGCAGGTCCTGTCGTCGCAGCCTGCGTAATTATACCAAATAATGTGCATTTTCCCCTTTTAAAAGAATCAAAGAGTGTATCTCCACATACAAGAGAAAAATTATATGAAGAGATAAAAAGTAAAACAATCTGGGGCATAGGGATGGCTTCAAATAAGGAAATAGATGAAGTAAATATTGTCAGAGCTACGGAAATGGCCATAAGAAGGGCAATAGAAAACATGCCTCAAAAACCTGATTTTTTACTTATAGATGGAAAAGACAAATTTTCTTTACCCATAAAATATAAAACAATCATAAAGGGCGATAAAAAGATAGGTGCTATTGCAGCCGCTTCCATCTTGGCTAAGGTGTGGCGAGACAGACTTATGATACTTTTTTCTGATATGTATCCTCAATACGGGCTTGAAAAACACAAGGCTTATGGAACAAAGCTGCACAGGCAATTGCTTGCAAAATTTGGTGTATCGCCCATTCATCGCCTGTCTTTCAAACCTGTTTCTATCATTAAAAAAAATGAAAATAATATACTCCTGCATGTCTGCTGCGGCCCCTGTGCCACATCTGTCATAGAAAGGTTAAAAGAGAGGTTCAACGAGATAACACTCTTTTTCTACAACCCAAACATCCATCCTAAAAAAGAATACGAAAGAAGATTGGATGAGGTAAGGAAACTGGCTGAAAAATGGAAGTCAAAGCTCATTGAGGGAAGATACGACATCAGAAAATGGTTTAAGATGACCTATATATACAAACGCGAACCAGAGAAGGGAAAAAGATGCACGGTGTGTTATGCGATGAGAATGCTTGAGGCAGTGAAATTGGCCAGAGAGTTACATCTTCCATACTTTACAACCACTTTGACCGTAAGTCCCTTAAAGGATGAAAAACGCATCTTCCACATTGGTAAAATTCTATCTGAAAAATTTGGTGTGAAGTTTTTGGAAGAAGATTTCAAAAAAAAGAATGGATTTAAAAGAAGCGTAGAAATTTCAAAGAAACTCAATATATACAGACAAAATTATTGTGGATGTATATACTCGCTTATGGAGAGAAAACATGGATATTGCAAAGACACTCTTAAAGAAAGAAGCCTATTCTGAAGATATAAGGTACATTAAGCTTTTGCAAACCCATATTTCATGGGTGTTTCTGACAGGCAAATACGCTTATAAAGTGAAAAAACCTGTAAATTTTGGTTTTTTAGATTATTCCACATTGGAGAAAAGAAGGTTTTTCTGTTTTAAGGAGGTGGAGTTAAACCGTCGACTTTCGCCCGATATATACATCGGAGTTGTTCCTATAAACGATGACGGGGGAAGAATAACTATAGGCGGAAAAGGCAAAATAATAGATTATGCAGTGAAAATGATAGAAATGCCGCAAGAGAAAATGATGGATGAATTGTTGGAAAAAAACAAGGTTTCAAAAGAAACAATAGAGAAAATTGCATATATTATTTCCAATTTTCATCAAAAAGCAGAGAGAAACACAGACATTGATAAATTTGGTGAGATAAAGGTGATTAAGAACAATACAGATGAAAATTTCATGCAAACCAAAGACTACATAGACAATTTGATTACACGACATCAGTATGATGCTCTTCTTAAATACACCGATGATTTTTACAAGGAAAATAAAGACCTATTTGCAAAAAGGATAAAACAGGGGAGAATATGTGATTGTCATGGGGATTTGTATTCTAAAAACATCTGCATAATGGACAACATATACATCTACGACTGTATAGAATTCAATGATCGGTTCAGATACTCCGATACAGCTTCAGATGTTGCCTTTTTAGCAATGGATCTGGATTTTCATAACGAAAAAGAGCTTTCCCAATATTTCATATCTTCTTATGCGGGCTTTTCTCACGACTGCAACCTGTCATCTATCGTTCCCTTTTACAAAATTTATCGGGCTTATGTAAGGGGTAAGGTTCATGCTTTTCAATCAAATGATGAGACTTCCAGGCAGTATTTTGATCTATCCTACAGCTATATTCCAAAAAGATATAAACCCACCCTATTCTGTATTATAGGTTTAACGGGAACTGGAAAAACAACAATATCTAAAGAATTGGCAAAGAGATTAAACTCTCTTATCTTTCATTCTGATTATGTAAGAAAAGAACTCCTGTCTATTTCTCCTTATAAAAAAGAATTGGCTTCTTATAATGAGGGGATATACGCATCTCAAGCCACAGAAAAAACCTATGCAGAAATGATAAAAAGGGCAAAGAATGCATTAAAACGGGGGCAAAATGTAATATTAGATGCTACCTATAGAGAAAAGAAAAAGAGAGAAACAGTGCAAAGCGAGGTTGCCAAATTGGGTATAGAACCTATCTTTGTAGAAACAATATGTAAGGAGAAAGAAATAAAAGAAAGATTAAAAAAGAGAGAGAAGGAAAAGACAGTTTCTGATGGAAGATGGGAGATATATGTAAAGCAAAAAGAGGAGTTTGAACATCTCTCCGAAAATGAAGGTGTGGTTATAGATACAAGTCATTCACTCCAGGAGAATATATCCTATTTGCTTAATTTAATTGCCGACGACAGGAGAAACTGAAATGCTCAACAGTTTTATGCAACAAACGTTCCTTCAAAACCGTATTTTGGATTATCTTATTTTTATTGCGGTTTTTCTCGTCTCTGTCTTTATTATACAAATATTCAAGATCATCGTCTTAAAACGCTTGAAGAAGTGGGCAGAGAAAAGTAATACCACCATAGATGACTTCTTAATTCATATCATTGAAAAGACACTCCTTCCCTTGCTGTATTTTGGCGCTTTTTACCTGAGCACCAGGTGTTTAACACTGAATTCTTTTCTAAATAAAGCTATCGATGCTTTAGGTATAGCTCTTCTAACTGCTTTTGGAGTCTATTTCTTTATAAAAATAATCAATTACGCACTGGAAAACTACTGGCTGAAAGGAAAAGATGCAACCAAAGAGCGCAACATCAAGGCAATAATGCCTATAGTAAAGATAACTATCTGGGGTTTGGGCATTGTCTTTTTACTGAATAATCTCGGTTTTAAAATTTCTGCAGTAATTGCCGGCTTAGGTATCGGAGGAGTAGCGATTGCTTTAGCGGCCCAGGTAATTTTGGGAGACTTATTCAGTTACTTTGCCATACTCTTTGACCGCCCATTTGAAATTGGTGATTTTATCATCATTGACGATTACTTAGGAACTGTTGAGCATATTGGTATCAAAACCACAAGAATACGCAGTTTAGGAGGAGAGCAATTAGTGCTTTCCAATACCGACCTTACCAGTTCACGCTTGCGCAACTATAAAAGAATGGGCAAACGCCGCGTAATCTTTAGGTTGGGCGTCACCTATGAAACCAGCTTAGAACAATTAAAGGAAATACCAACCACAATTAGAGATATTATAAAAAGCATTGATGATACTGTTTTCGATCGTGCGCATTTCTTCTCCTATGGGGATTTTAGTCTCATCTTTGAAATAGTCTATTACATCGTTGGTAGAAATTACAATAAATATATGAATATTCAGCAGGAAATAAACTTCAAAATTAAAGAAGAATTT
This genomic interval carries:
- a CDS encoding AAA family ATPase — its product is MDIAKTLLKKEAYSEDIRYIKLLQTHISWVFLTGKYAYKVKKPVNFGFLDYSTLEKRRFFCFKEVELNRRLSPDIYIGVVPINDDGGRITIGGKGKIIDYAVKMIEMPQEKMMDELLEKNKVSKETIEKIAYIISNFHQKAERNTDIDKFGEIKVIKNNTDENFMQTKDYIDNLITRHQYDALLKYTDDFYKENKDLFAKRIKQGRICDCHGDLYSKNICIMDNIYIYDCIEFNDRFRYSDTASDVAFLAMDLDFHNEKELSQYFISSYAGFSHDCNLSSIVPFYKIYRAYVRGKVHAFQSNDETSRQYFDLSYSYIPKRYKPTLFCIIGLTGTGKTTISKELAKRLNSLIFHSDYVRKELLSISPYKKELASYNEGIYASQATEKTYAEMIKRAKNALKRGQNVILDATYREKKKRETVQSEVAKLGIEPIFVETICKEKEIKERLKKREKEKTVSDGRWEIYVKQKEEFEHLSENEGVVIDTSHSLQENISYLLNLIADDRRN
- the hemB gene encoding porphobilinogen synthase, whose protein sequence is MRFPKLMARRLRKSEQIREMIRETRLCVKDFVYPLFVKEGIHTPVDIKSMPGVQQLPLKDLIKQAKKTYNLGIPAVILFGIPLHKDKLGTEAYNEKGIIVQAIKAVKDAVPELVVIADACFCEYTSHGHCGVIDKEGRLLNEPTRELLRKEAYVYAKAGADVIAPSGMIDGMVNAIRESLDEEGYEDVAIMSYSAKYVSSFYGPFRDAAESSPQFGDRKAYQMDIANSREAIKEVMLDIEEGADIVMVKPALPYLDVIKEVSNKFPYIPLAAYNVSGEYAMVKAAGKLGYIDENAVMMEMLTSIKRAGADIIITYFALDAAHLL
- a CDS encoding mechanosensitive ion channel family protein — protein: MLNSFMQQTFLQNRILDYLIFIAVFLVSVFIIQIFKIIVLKRLKKWAEKSNTTIDDFLIHIIEKTLLPLLYFGAFYLSTRCLTLNSFLNKAIDALGIALLTAFGVYFFIKIINYALENYWLKGKDATKERNIKAIMPIVKITIWGLGIVFLLNNLGFKISAVIAGLGIGGVAIALAAQVILGDLFSYFAILFDRPFEIGDFIIIDDYLGTVEHIGIKTTRIRSLGGEQLVLSNTDLTSSRLRNYKRMGKRRVIFRLGVTYETSLEQLKEIPTTIRDIIKSIDDTVFDRAHFFSYGDFSLIFEIVYYIVGRNYNKYMNIQQEINFKIKEEFEKRGIEFAYPTQTLYLNKTNKTE
- a CDS encoding epoxyqueuosine reductase QueH; the protein is MYPQYGLEKHKAYGTKLHRQLLAKFGVSPIHRLSFKPVSIIKKNENNILLHVCCGPCATSVIERLKERFNEITLFFYNPNIHPKKEYERRLDEVRKLAEKWKSKLIEGRYDIRKWFKMTYIYKREPEKGKRCTVCYAMRMLEAVKLARELHLPYFTTTLTVSPLKDEKRIFHIGKILSEKFGVKFLEEDFKKKNGFKRSVEISKKLNIYRQNYCGCIYSLMERKHGYCKDTLKERSLF
- a CDS encoding DUF89 family protein — encoded protein: MKTKSECILCFMNQALRASNIIGASEEKKMRAAISVIKYLSDVDFAVPPPVISEGVYSRIKKVLNNDDPYKKVKQDFTEIAFSYLPQLKKIVKKSKNPIDTAVRLSLAGNVIDFGSQMEKFDVDDAINTSLSVTITLDDSRIFIEELKKAKNLFFVADNAGEIVFDKLLLQTIKQIYPEINIKTVARKAPIINDITIDEMKAINMQEIGEVLSSGAAIPGLDISRCSEKCKKAFYDADIIISKGQGNFEILSELNDDRIYFLFIVKCSVIACYMNLPLLSRVFSKKREWQDW